DNA sequence from the Vicia villosa cultivar HV-30 ecotype Madison, WI linkage group LG3, Vvil1.0, whole genome shotgun sequence genome:
cttgtttcttcacgcctctcaagacttccttcgaacccttcatgactcttaggatacttttctctccttggaaaacatatcctttcttgtcgaattcaccaagagaaagcagatttctcttcaaatcaggaacatacctgacttcagttaacaaccttattgactcatcatggagcttgaatctcacagatccaacacctgcaatcttgcaagccttgttgtttcccagcaatactgatccactatcttgatcacataattcctcgaacaagtctttgtttggagtcatgtgccaagtgcaacctgaatccataatccactccttcttagagtcattgcttgaaaccacaagaacatcagatgattcgaaatcatcttgaacaatggcagcgttgccattatccttacctccatgatatttcaagcgttcagggcacacctttcttgtgtgaccctccttcttacaatggtagcatcgaatgccagatgcttcgccactgtaagtcttcgactggcttttgcctttcttcttgtcgaacttaccatcctttcgtaagagttttcctttaacggccaaaccttcgccaacagtcgaaggtttatgctcttttcgttcattcaagtccttagagtacaaggctgattgaacttcttcaaacgtcagggactcccttccatacaagagagtttctttgaagtgagcatgtgatcgaggcaaagaacacaatagtaacagcgcttgatcttcatcatcgatcttcacatcaatattttcaagatcaagaatcagcttgttgaacatatccaactgctcagccaatactttgtcttcaatcatcttgaatgaatacaaagcttgcttcaggtagagtcgatttaccagcgatttggtcatatacaaactttcaagtttcacccataaccctgatgccgtcgtctcctttgatacctgccggagaaccttatcaccaaggctcaacaaaattgcgttgtgtgctttctcgatcatatttgtcttctccgctgccgtcaattctgcattcatggctgcctctcccttcaacgcttccaaacaaccctgctgaaccagtagggctttcatcttcaagcgccacacaccgaaatcattcactccggtgaacttttcaatctcatactttgttgaaggcatcttctccacgctcaccgcaccaatttgttgtgaaaaacgataccaagaacaaattataatagggaattagggaagagaataagaacacaagaattggttataactgctattcttttactttctcttaaaacaagattacaagtttacaagaataacaaataacctctctcaccctaaattaggatttgcagcttagcaatgatgagagactagtatgctatttataataaaacctaacatactaactaatgggctttttcagcaaggcccattacacaagccaacttaataaacaagctaacttaacaaattagggtttaaacactaaaacctaatttaacatgctaacaaccctagcatcttcgacatctgcatgctaaacCCATCtttgactacagcatgcacacttcgacaccagcatgtgaacaatccttcgacttcatgcttaactctgtcgaactgtcgaaccaagaagctacccttcgacaatactagagttcgatccaatatctcacaattattattattattattattattattattattattattattattattattattattattattattattattattattattattattattattattattattattattattattattattattattattattattattattattacttcgGCCATATACATGTTTCATTTATTGAAAAGGAGACAAATAGAACAGGCAAGAAACAAATAGATTTAAGTAAATAATTGGCATTTAACTTCTAGAAATATTACACCATTAAGTATCTCATCCTTTCCTATTCATTAGTTTAATGAAGTATGTTACAATTGCACAATTATTTCCACACCCTTCATCTTCTCATTGATCTGTTACAAACTAAACCCCCTTAGCTAACTACTATTATATATACAAACCCTTAACAACTTTTCTCAAAGAAATCCATACAAATCATATACCATAACATTTTTCTTCAAATACTACAATGGCTTCCACGCACAAACTTTTTGTTCTTGTAGCCCTTGTGATCATCTCACTCATATCATCAACATCAATAGTGGAGTCCAGAAAACTCTCAAACCCTTCCAACTTGCCGAGCCTTGAAGCAAGATTGAAGGTGAATGGCACCGAGCCTTCAAATTGTTGGGAATCACTTTTCAAGCTACAAGCATGTAGTGGTGAGATTATAACATTTTTCATAAATGGTGAAACCTACTTAGGCAACGAatgttgcaaggcaattaggattATTGGACATGATTGTTGGCCTAAAGTTGTTGCTTCACTTGGATTCACTAATTTAGAGACTTATACATTGGAAGGATATTGTGATGATGTTGAGAATGTTCATTCACAAACATTAACACTAGTTGAGCCTAAGGAGAATATTGTTCCATGATGGAATAAGATATATTATGTAACTTTGGCCTTTGGTGATTTTCCATAACACGTAATAACAAGGTTACAATTTTATTTAGATGCATTCTTTCTTATGCTTTTGTTTTGATATGTAACAAGttttcaataaataatttaaattcatcGCAAACTGATATAAATGAACATGACTATATACACTAGTTACTAACACATTATGTTAAGATCTTGTATCATTCTTGTTGAATTTTATATTTGGCAAGCtgaattcaaactttttcttgaaaGCCTAGATCATAAATTTTGGGAAACAATTGTAAAAGGTCTGATTTACCCTTTTCATCAAATAGATGATGAAGTAATAgataaactttattttctttggacagaagaataaaagagaaagatATACATAAATCTTAAAATCAGAAATTTCATAATAATGTTTTTAGATGATAGTACTTTTTTCTTTGTTCGTCATTGTAAAACAGCtaaagaaatttgggatactctaaAAAAGATATATGAAGTGTCTCCAAGTATCAAACTAGAGAAGATGAACACACGAAACAAAGAAGAAGATGCAGACACTAGTCTTGGATGCtcttttatttttagaaatatagGAACCCATGATAAAAATTGTTTCACTAACAAATATCTATGAATTAAAAATTGGAAAATTAATCCAACTCTTAAATCTATAGATGGAAGCCATTATGAATTTTaagaaaaaacaagaaagaaataATAGAGAAGATGAACGAGCTGATTCGACTGCTTAGATATGAACAAATCCAAATAGAAGAATCATCGTCATCATCTTGCTCCTATCATATAACTTCGATTCAATCTTTTGAAAGAACGTACTCAGTCGTTGAACGATCAACATCAAACGAAGGATTCTcttattcaaagaaaaaaaaaaaagagaaaaaaatattttcaacatTTGAACAAAGAAGAGGAGGAGAAACACAACAAATTTTGGGAGAGAGGGGCTAAACTCTCTCAAGAAACATATGTAAGTTTTTTCTAAGAAATTGCTTTCCTCAAAATGTAAAAATAACACATTATTTAAACAAAGTAAAGTATATAAAAGATGACATATAAATCATACACACAAATCCTCATTATCATAAAAAAGACATTATTAAGTAACGTACATAAAAGATGACATGTAAAGCATACACACTAATCTTCATTATCACAAATTCACAATCTTGCTGATGTGAACAACCCATATAAATCCTCATAGAAAATCTTCTTGAAAAGCTCCATCAAATCAACTTGAAAATGCATACACACAATAACAGAACCATCCCCATCAGGACTCAATAGAATAATTCCCCTATCATCTGGAGAGACATGTCCAATACCAAAGTAAAATGGTTTTCCCCACCCAAAATCAACTTTATATGCAGGAAAATTCAACCAACTTGTTATCCGAAGATTAGGATTCCCAAAATATGTAGCATTCTTACCTTCTCCACCTATAAACAATTTCCTTGCATCATCCAAATGCTCAAAACCTCTAATAACATCAATCTGTGATCTTATATACTCATTTGTTATCAACTCATTTGCTTCTCTTATCTTCATTGCAACATAACTCAAAGGCTTTGATGTGATTTCGCCGATAAACCCTTTTGCTGAAGTTTGAATCAAAGCATTCCCATAATAATTCTTAGGAAGATTTGGAATTATTCTATTTCTAATTTCAACATTGAATCTAACAACACTTTGTTGATTCTCTTCAAGATCGCGGGCCCTAGATGCACTTTTCCATATATGTGCACTAATTGCTTCAAAGCTACTATAAGGTCTTGACCCTTTCGGAATACAAAATTCATTAGCCTTTTTCTTCAACTTTTCAACTTCTTCTGCCGTGAGTTTCAACAATTCAGCTGTTATACTCTTTTTTCTTTCAATATTTGCGTCAGATCTTCCTAGAATGAGTGGTGGTGGCTTTAACTCTATGTGTTCGAAAAGCGGTTCCAAAGGAGTGTGTAAGAATTTGAGAAGCTTTCTATCTAAAAAGGGTATTTCATTAGAATTTAATGTTTCACCTCTTGCTATTTTGGCCCATGAATTCAAGAAGTTTGAAAAACCAGCACCATCAGATAAAGGGTGAGAGTAAGCAACTCCTATAGAAAATACAAAGCTATCATCTTTGTTAGAGAATCTTGTAACTTGAACAACAAGCAATGGAATTTCCTCCATGGGTTGACCATAATCGATTTTTGGAATAAGCTTTTTTGTAGAGTCAGAAGGTGAAAAGTCACCATATTCATCAACTGTTTTTGACGTTTCAGCTTCTGTCAAAACAGCTCCTTTTGCATTGAGATTCAATTCAAGTCGACCGCTTTTTGTATAACAATATCGACCAGCTATAGGATAATAATGAACAAGAATCTTGCTGATAGAGTTTTTTAAGGTTTCAATGATTCTGTTTTTATGGTTTTCTTTTGGTTTGTAAATGAAAATAAGTGGTGTGTGACTTAGGCGCACAACTTGATCTAAATCTGAGAGCCATAAATAACCATTAGGAGTTGCTTCGCTTGGTGTGACAGTATAAGAAGCTTTGATGGTAACCATTTTTGAATTCTTGGAATATTTGTTTTTCTATATGATCTTGTGATTCATTATTCATAGATTTTTCATCATAAAAGTCACCGTAGGGGAATTTTCTTGTAGCGTGCAAGGCCGGTTGATATCTCTTTATATTATCTTATATGTCACTAGTTTTTCTTTCTATATTCATTTCCATTTTCTATAATATTTTGCTTCGGTATTGTACTGATACTTATCAAATATTCTACttttgtatttaattaattagtttttttttctcttttgtttggcTTGTACTAAAAAGATGATAGCttgtaaataaaatttgtatattAAGTTAGGTAGGATTGTAATTATGTCAATATTTGTAATATAAAAGTAGAGAATATATGTTAGATTGATATGACTACTATTGAGAAGCTTTCAGTGTAATGGTAATGGTTATCTGATGAGGTAAAAGTAGAACAATTTAAAAGTAGAACAATTTAATATTCAAG
Encoded proteins:
- the LOC131659018 gene encoding egg cell-secreted protein 1.2-like, which translates into the protein MASTHKLFVLVALVIISLISSTSIVESRKLSNPSNLPSLEARLKVNGTEPSNCWESLFKLQACSGEIITFFINGETYLGNECCKAIRIIGHDCWPKVVASLGFTNLETYTLEGYCDDVENVHSQTLTLVEPKENIVP
- the LOC131656710 gene encoding hydroxycinnamoyl-CoA:piscidic acid hydroxycinnamoyltransferase-like yields the protein MVTIKASYTVTPSEATPNGYLWLSDLDQVVRLSHTPLIFIYKPKENHKNRIIETLKNSISKILVHYYPIAGRYCYTKSGRLELNLNAKGAVLTEAETSKTVDEYGDFSPSDSTKKLIPKIDYGQPMEEIPLLVVQVTRFSNKDDSFVFSIGVAYSHPLSDGAGFSNFLNSWAKIARGETLNSNEIPFLDRKLLKFLHTPLEPLFEHIELKPPPLILGRSDANIERKKSITAELLKLTAEEVEKLKKKANEFCIPKGSRPYSSFEAISAHIWKSASRARDLEENQQSVVRFNVEIRNRIIPNLPKNYYGNALIQTSAKGFIGEITSKPLSYVAMKIREANELITNEYIRSQIDVIRGFEHLDDARKLFIGGEGKNATYFGNPNLRITSWLNFPAYKVDFGWGKPFYFGIGHVSPDDRGIILLSPDGDGSVIVCMHFQVDLMELFKKIFYEDLYGLFTSARL